In Nitrososphaerota archaeon, a single genomic region encodes these proteins:
- a CDS encoding class I tRNA ligase family protein — MVTKLAPRSKEKDSLSSEYDWKKIESRVRKFYADPDVTKKIARSLSGTKPVGYVDGPPTLNNQPHVGHIRGRMMKDLWYRHRTLQGANIVFRGGWDTQGLPVELQAEKEMGLSGNKWEDLKAVGVERLVEGCKSLVEKYKKDWVEADELLGVMIDHERAYVTYLDSYIEREWKYLQTAWKAGILGEGFKVVPYCPSCQTALSAGEVALGGYEKLDDPSLYYKVRMPDGAYLALWTTMPFTVVTDELVGVKPESDYEYVRVGGETWVVCSERKEALSKELDVEFGETVKKVKGSDLEGFEYAHPLSDMIPGFSKPEYSGKIHRVVAEEYVDTTTGTGVVHISPANGEEDFGVATRRGVPVFAPFDDRVNFTEEAGRFAGMFARDADEKVIEALGEKGALLKAGRLVHDYPVCWRSGHRLIWLARREYFYWVDRLRDRLLKAAEKVEYFFESPRNRFLSSIGESPAWCITRERIWGTPLPIWVCQECGKKVGAFSRKKIVELALELPDGKDFELHRPWVDRVVLRCPECGGRAMREPFVLDTWHNSGSSPYASYSDEEYRRLVPVEFLTEGIDQTRGWAYTLLVLNVILSGKPVAPYRSFLFQGHVLDKEGTKMSKSLGNVIQGLELLRNNSADVSRFYITWKSSPEDSVSLDLSEMTGRPYQVLNTLYHLHVYLSQNGAVDGYDSQKHTVGWASARGHLTLVDRWLLSKLSSARKRVQDAYDSGRYNEAAKVLEGLVIIHVSQTYVRLVRSELWNDAPKERGRRLAIYAVLGYALRSLDEMMHPITPFCTEFLHQELFAAKGWTSPLLAGGTSKAVGVRAGAAAEGTVEFALTIEEACNSARTKARLKRRWPLKDLEVLVPARSAKVARSSRRTAASLCNVKAVTLMTSASKFPASFVLKPNPSKFGALFKERTREVLSAAKALEGDRAVGAYFSARPVRVTTGTGVFEVPVSAYILDVSPREGYEVGEKEGVFVAASKVRDRAMMAEGLVRDVARRLQALRKARGFKPTAMLGRAAVAGLEDEDLELLASIKKEIAFLVRVKEVSLGKEKTAEQRWFEDDLDGRPIFLDVG, encoded by the coding sequence GTGGTTACAAAATTAGCGCCCCGTTCTAAGGAAAAGGACTCACTCAGCTCCGAATACGACTGGAAGAAGATCGAATCCAGAGTCCGCAAGTTCTACGCCGACCCGGACGTCACCAAGAAGATCGCCCGAAGCCTGTCTGGCACGAAACCCGTGGGGTACGTCGACGGGCCCCCGACCCTCAACAACCAGCCTCACGTCGGTCACATACGCGGGAGGATGATGAAGGACCTGTGGTACAGGCACAGGACCCTCCAGGGAGCGAACATAGTATTCAGAGGAGGGTGGGACACCCAGGGCCTCCCGGTGGAGCTCCAGGCCGAGAAGGAGATGGGGCTCTCCGGAAACAAGTGGGAGGACCTCAAAGCGGTCGGGGTCGAGAGGCTGGTCGAAGGGTGCAAGAGTCTCGTTGAGAAGTACAAGAAGGATTGGGTCGAGGCGGACGAGCTCCTCGGGGTCATGATAGACCACGAGAGGGCCTACGTGACCTACCTGGACTCGTACATCGAGAGGGAATGGAAGTACCTCCAGACAGCCTGGAAGGCGGGAATCCTGGGAGAAGGGTTCAAGGTCGTGCCCTACTGCCCCAGCTGCCAGACTGCATTGAGCGCGGGGGAGGTGGCGCTCGGAGGCTACGAAAAGCTGGACGACCCGAGCCTCTACTACAAGGTGAGGATGCCCGACGGGGCGTACCTCGCCCTCTGGACGACCATGCCCTTCACAGTGGTGACCGACGAGCTGGTCGGGGTGAAGCCAGAGTCCGATTACGAGTATGTCCGGGTCGGTGGCGAGACCTGGGTGGTCTGTTCGGAGAGGAAGGAGGCCCTTTCGAAGGAGCTCGACGTCGAGTTCGGGGAGACGGTCAAGAAGGTCAAGGGCAGCGATTTGGAGGGGTTCGAGTACGCCCATCCCCTCTCGGACATGATACCGGGTTTCTCGAAGCCCGAGTACAGCGGGAAGATCCACCGGGTCGTGGCAGAAGAATACGTGGACACGACCACGGGCACGGGCGTCGTCCACATCTCGCCGGCGAACGGCGAGGAGGACTTCGGCGTAGCGACGAGGCGAGGGGTACCCGTCTTCGCTCCGTTCGACGACCGGGTGAACTTCACCGAGGAGGCTGGAAGGTTCGCAGGTATGTTCGCCAGGGATGCGGACGAGAAAGTGATCGAGGCCCTCGGGGAGAAGGGGGCGCTGCTCAAGGCAGGTCGCCTGGTCCACGACTACCCCGTCTGCTGGCGCTCGGGGCACAGGCTCATCTGGCTGGCCCGCCGCGAATACTTCTACTGGGTAGACCGGCTCCGGGATAGGCTGCTGAAGGCTGCGGAGAAGGTCGAATACTTCTTCGAGTCCCCGCGCAACAGGTTCCTCTCCTCGATAGGTGAATCGCCTGCCTGGTGCATCACCAGGGAGAGGATCTGGGGGACCCCGCTTCCTATCTGGGTCTGCCAGGAGTGCGGCAAGAAGGTGGGGGCATTTTCGAGAAAGAAGATAGTCGAGCTCGCTCTGGAACTTCCCGACGGAAAGGACTTCGAGCTCCACAGGCCCTGGGTGGACAGGGTGGTCCTGAGGTGTCCCGAATGCGGGGGAAGGGCGATGCGGGAGCCCTTCGTGCTTGATACCTGGCACAACAGCGGTTCCTCACCTTATGCTTCCTACAGCGACGAGGAATACCGGAGGCTTGTCCCTGTCGAGTTCCTCACCGAGGGGATCGACCAGACCAGGGGCTGGGCCTACACCCTCCTCGTCCTGAACGTCATACTTTCGGGGAAGCCGGTCGCGCCCTACAGGTCGTTCCTCTTCCAGGGCCACGTGCTGGACAAGGAGGGAACCAAGATGAGCAAGAGCCTGGGCAACGTCATCCAGGGGTTGGAACTCCTCCGGAACAACTCGGCTGACGTCTCGAGATTCTATATCACCTGGAAGAGCTCTCCTGAGGATTCGGTCAGCCTGGACCTCAGCGAAATGACTGGGAGGCCCTACCAGGTGCTCAACACCCTCTACCACCTCCACGTCTACCTGTCACAGAACGGCGCTGTCGACGGATACGACAGCCAGAAACACACTGTGGGGTGGGCATCTGCCCGTGGCCACCTCACCCTGGTCGACCGATGGCTCCTCTCGAAGCTCTCGTCGGCGCGGAAGCGAGTCCAAGATGCCTACGATTCGGGAAGGTACAACGAGGCTGCCAAGGTGCTGGAGGGGCTGGTCATCATCCACGTAAGCCAGACCTACGTACGACTGGTCAGGAGCGAGCTATGGAACGACGCACCGAAGGAAAGGGGGAGGCGGCTTGCGATCTACGCCGTCCTCGGGTACGCCCTCAGGTCGCTGGACGAGATGATGCATCCCATAACCCCATTCTGCACGGAGTTCCTGCATCAGGAGCTCTTCGCAGCGAAGGGATGGACTTCGCCCCTCCTTGCCGGGGGGACTTCGAAGGCGGTCGGGGTCAGGGCCGGGGCGGCAGCGGAGGGGACGGTGGAATTCGCCCTTACGATCGAGGAGGCCTGCAACTCCGCCCGGACCAAGGCACGTTTGAAGAGGAGGTGGCCCCTGAAGGACTTGGAGGTGCTGGTGCCGGCTCGCTCGGCGAAGGTCGCCAGGAGCTCCAGGAGGACAGCCGCGTCCCTCTGCAACGTCAAGGCTGTGACCCTCATGACTTCCGCATCGAAGTTCCCGGCCTCGTTCGTCCTGAAGCCTAACCCCTCGAAGTTCGGGGCCCTCTTCAAGGAAAGGACGAGAGAGGTGCTCTCCGCGGCCAAGGCCCTCGAGGGAGACCGTGCGGTCGGCGCCTACTTCTCCGCTAGGCCCGTCAGGGTCACCACGGGCACGGGGGTGTTTGAGGTGCCCGTGTCGGCCTACATCCTGGATGTCTCCCCACGCGAGGGGTACGAGGTCGGCGAGAAAGAGGGGGTGTTCGTGGCTGCCAGCAAAGTCAGGGACAGAGCCATGATGGCCGAAGGGCTCGTAAGGGACGTCGCGAGGAGGCTTCAGGCGCTCAGGAAGGCCAGGGGCTTCAAGCCCACCGCCATGCTTGGGAGAGCTGCGGTCGCTGGGTTGGAGGACGAAGACCTGGAGCTGCTTGCCTCCATTAAGAAGGAGATCGCATTCCTCGTCCGGGTGAAGGAAGTCTCCCTGGGCAAGGAAAAGACTGCGGAGCAGAGGTGGTTTGAGGACGACCTGGACGGAAGGCCCATTTTCCTGGACGTCGGCTAG
- a CDS encoding metallophosphatase family protein — MAVVSDVHSNLEALEEVLSEAGDLPLYCLGDIVGYGANPNEVVELLRRKTAVSVMGNHDYAAVTADTGMFNARAAMAANWTTRELTGRSLGYLRTLPRQVTLEVGGVRAVLTHGSPDDALWEYVHPVTHSQLFGYYLSKLEAGLLGLGHTHIPFVWKGKEGTVFNPGSVGQPRDGDRRASFAVVRTEGESVSVQVRRVEYDYERAAAKIREKGLPEQNASRLSKGT; from the coding sequence GTGGCGGTGGTCTCCGACGTCCATTCGAACCTAGAGGCACTGGAGGAAGTACTATCCGAAGCGGGGGACCTCCCTCTCTACTGCCTCGGGGACATCGTCGGCTACGGGGCGAACCCCAACGAGGTTGTGGAGCTGCTGAGGAGGAAGACGGCGGTTTCGGTCATGGGGAACCACGACTACGCAGCCGTGACCGCCGACACCGGGATGTTCAATGCGAGGGCAGCCATGGCGGCCAACTGGACCACCAGGGAGCTCACGGGGCGCAGCCTGGGATACCTCCGGACTCTTCCACGGCAGGTGACCCTCGAAGTCGGAGGGGTCCGCGCAGTGTTGACCCACGGGAGCCCCGACGATGCGCTGTGGGAGTACGTCCACCCGGTCACCCACTCGCAGCTCTTCGGCTACTACCTGTCGAAGCTCGAGGCAGGGCTCCTCGGCCTGGGGCACACCCACATCCCCTTCGTCTGGAAGGGGAAGGAGGGGACGGTCTTCAACCCGGGGTCGGTGGGGCAGCCGAGGGACGGGGACAGGAGGGCGTCGTTCGCGGTCGTTCGGACGGAAGGAGAGTCGGTGTCGGTGCAGGTCCGCCGGGTCGAGTACGACTACGAAAGGGCAGCTGCGAAAATCAGGGAGAAAGGCCTCCCCGAGCAAAACGCTTCTCGGCTTTCGAAAGGAACCTGA
- a CDS encoding Snf7 family protein — protein sequence MSTFAGKWEKQNNQSFGTKVKDSVRNPGPLKPRLDLAVRQIQVQVAKLDSTTNKLRERDNSIFGKVVASLQKHDTQHASVFANELAEIRKMNKMVTQAKLALEQIVLRLNTITELGDIVVTLTPAMAVIRNVKQGLVGVLPEAESEIGEISGLLSSILVDAGTVGGYSLNFEAANEDAEKILSEASAVAEQRMKDKFPEIPSTLPSAEAGTETSAY from the coding sequence ATGAGTACGTTCGCAGGAAAGTGGGAAAAGCAGAACAACCAGAGTTTCGGAACAAAGGTCAAGGACTCCGTAAGGAATCCAGGTCCTCTGAAGCCGAGGCTCGATCTAGCAGTCCGACAAATCCAAGTCCAAGTCGCCAAACTCGACTCAACAACCAACAAACTCAGAGAGAGAGACAACTCGATCTTCGGTAAGGTCGTAGCCTCTCTACAGAAACACGACACACAGCACGCGTCTGTCTTCGCGAACGAGCTTGCCGAGATCAGAAAGATGAACAAGATGGTCACACAGGCAAAGCTCGCTCTGGAGCAGATAGTGCTCAGACTCAACACAATCACAGAACTCGGTGACATAGTAGTCACCTTGACTCCGGCGATGGCAGTCATACGCAACGTCAAGCAAGGCTTGGTGGGCGTGCTGCCTGAGGCGGAAAGCGAGATTGGAGAAATCTCTGGTTTGCTGAGTAGCATCCTGGTGGACGCAGGGACGGTCGGTGGGTACTCACTGAACTTCGAAGCTGCAAACGAGGACGCGGAGAAGATCCTATCCGAGGCATCCGCGGTCGCGGAGCAGCGCATGAAGGACAAGTTCCCCGAAATACCCTCGACGCTGCCCTCTGCCGAAGCCGGGACTGAGACCAGCGCATATTAG
- a CDS encoding AAA family ATPase, translating to MSVVAAKELEDDAKKYASEAIRLDSQGAHGMAIQMYQKAISTLVKLVHLYPDYRLNKQYTERAMAYQERVRAIQAAHGLLPQEQGATFDLPDRSKGGGDAALTNGKGPQVVQQLKATFSELVITEKPDVKWDDVVGLEDCKAAIRESIVFPFLRPDLFKLGWPRGILLYGPPGCGKTMIAAATAAEIDGYFISVDAASIMSKWLGEGEKNVAKLFNNARKMLSDNKPVIIFVDEIDSLLGTRGQEVGGEVRVRDQFLRETDGINDKGKNLHLYVIGATNKPWTLDPPFLRRFAKRIFVPLPDAEARTSQFRNYTAPLTLSEDVVLETLMKLSEGYSGSDIKDICQGVQLRVVRELFQSGKALDKETTTRPITVSDFKEVMRSRRPSVSPQMVSAYTQWSENFKAL from the coding sequence ATGAGCGTGGTCGCGGCCAAGGAACTGGAAGACGACGCAAAGAAATACGCCTCCGAGGCGATCAGGCTCGACTCCCAGGGGGCCCACGGGATGGCGATCCAGATGTATCAGAAGGCAATCTCGACCCTCGTCAAACTGGTCCATCTTTACCCCGACTACCGGCTGAACAAGCAGTACACCGAACGCGCGATGGCATATCAGGAGCGGGTCAGGGCGATACAGGCGGCCCACGGCCTGCTCCCTCAGGAGCAGGGGGCGACCTTCGACCTCCCCGACAGGAGCAAGGGGGGAGGGGACGCGGCCCTGACCAACGGCAAGGGGCCACAGGTGGTCCAGCAGCTCAAAGCCACCTTCAGCGAACTCGTGATCACAGAGAAGCCTGACGTCAAGTGGGACGACGTGGTGGGGCTTGAAGACTGCAAGGCAGCCATACGCGAATCGATCGTCTTCCCCTTCCTCAGGCCGGACCTGTTCAAGCTCGGGTGGCCCCGGGGAATCCTCCTCTACGGACCTCCCGGATGCGGGAAGACCATGATCGCCGCAGCCACCGCTGCGGAAATTGACGGGTACTTCATCTCGGTCGATGCAGCATCGATCATGAGCAAGTGGCTCGGCGAAGGGGAGAAGAACGTGGCGAAGCTCTTCAACAACGCCCGGAAGATGCTCTCGGACAACAAGCCGGTCATCATCTTCGTCGACGAGATCGACTCCCTGCTGGGGACCCGGGGCCAGGAGGTCGGCGGGGAGGTCAGGGTCAGGGACCAATTCCTGAGGGAGACAGACGGCATCAACGACAAGGGAAAGAACCTCCACCTGTACGTGATCGGGGCGACCAACAAGCCCTGGACCCTCGACCCGCCATTCCTGCGCAGGTTCGCCAAGAGGATATTCGTTCCGCTCCCGGACGCCGAAGCCCGGACCTCACAGTTCAGGAACTACACCGCGCCCCTCACTCTCTCCGAGGACGTGGTCCTCGAGACCCTGATGAAACTCAGCGAGGGTTACTCGGGAAGCGACATCAAAGACATCTGCCAGGGAGTCCAGCTCAGAGTCGTTAGGGAGCTTTTCCAGAGCGGCAAGGCCCTGGACAAGGAGACCACGACCAGGCCGATCACCGTGTCGGACTTCAAGGAAGTCATGCGGTCGCGCAGGCCCTCGGTGTCCCCCCAGATGGTGTCCGCCTACACCCAGTGGTCCGAGAACTTCAAGGCCCTCTAA
- the aspS gene encoding aspartate--tRNA(Asn) ligase — MHELLSPDQVKDRVGKDVLLAGWVHDVRVLGGISFVLLRNSKGIVQVAAPKKEVGPEVLEAIAGLHQEDVITCTGRVKESKAARLGFEIIPTSVKLVSKAASPLPLDPRGVTPAALDTRLQWRSLELRRPESSAIFKIENAIVQGFEEYLRAEGFIRAFTPSILGGVSEGGSEVFRVDYYGKPAFLRQDPQLHRQLTIAGGFDRVYDLGTNWRAELSHTPRHLSEHRTIAPEMAFIEDERDTMRVQERMVAQGIREALEDCTGEFSTLKVEMTVPKTPFPEVAFPAAYEALAKLGKKLPRNQDIDEASQRALAEQIKKETGSDFFFLNRFPSAAKPFYVMRVDDEPEFARSVDLVYRGLELSSGGQREHRHDRIVAQIREKGFDPANLKWFTEPFRYGVPPHGGYSFGIERFVAYLLGIQNIKEAALFPRDPDTLQP, encoded by the coding sequence TTGCACGAGCTCCTCTCACCAGACCAGGTCAAGGACAGGGTCGGCAAGGATGTCCTCCTGGCAGGTTGGGTACATGACGTTCGGGTCCTCGGCGGGATCAGCTTCGTGCTTCTCAGGAATTCCAAGGGCATAGTCCAGGTGGCGGCCCCCAAGAAGGAAGTCGGTCCGGAGGTCCTCGAGGCCATCGCAGGTCTCCACCAGGAGGACGTCATCACCTGCACCGGCCGGGTCAAGGAGAGCAAGGCCGCCCGGCTCGGGTTCGAGATAATCCCTACTTCCGTGAAGCTAGTGAGCAAGGCGGCTTCCCCCCTGCCCCTCGACCCGCGAGGGGTGACACCCGCCGCCCTGGACACCCGGCTGCAATGGCGCTCCCTCGAGCTTCGACGCCCCGAGTCTTCAGCCATTTTCAAGATCGAAAACGCCATCGTCCAGGGGTTCGAGGAGTACCTCAGAGCCGAGGGTTTCATCCGTGCGTTCACCCCCAGCATACTCGGTGGTGTATCCGAAGGCGGGTCGGAGGTCTTCAGGGTCGATTACTACGGGAAGCCGGCCTTCCTCAGGCAGGACCCCCAGCTCCACAGGCAGCTGACCATCGCGGGGGGCTTCGACCGGGTCTACGACCTGGGAACGAACTGGCGGGCCGAACTCTCCCACACGCCGCGCCACCTGAGCGAACACAGGACGATCGCCCCGGAGATGGCCTTCATCGAAGACGAGCGGGACACGATGCGGGTCCAGGAGCGGATGGTGGCCCAGGGCATCCGGGAGGCCCTCGAGGACTGCACCGGCGAGTTCTCTACCCTGAAGGTGGAAATGACCGTGCCGAAGACCCCCTTCCCCGAGGTAGCCTTCCCTGCGGCCTACGAAGCTCTGGCGAAGCTGGGGAAGAAGCTTCCGCGGAACCAGGACATCGACGAGGCCTCCCAGAGGGCCCTGGCGGAGCAGATCAAGAAAGAGACAGGTTCGGACTTCTTCTTCCTTAACAGGTTCCCGTCGGCTGCGAAGCCCTTCTACGTCATGAGGGTGGACGACGAACCCGAGTTCGCAAGGTCGGTCGACCTCGTCTACAGGGGACTGGAGCTGTCTTCGGGTGGCCAGAGGGAGCACAGGCACGACAGGATCGTCGCCCAGATCAGGGAGAAGGGCTTCGACCCTGCGAACCTGAAGTGGTTCACAGAGCCGTTCAGGTACGGGGTCCCGCCCCACGGGGGCTACTCCTTCGGCATCGAAAGGTTCGTCGCCTACCTCCTCGGAATCCAGAACATCAAGGAAGCGGCCCTCTTCCCCCGGGACCCGGATACGCTGCAGCCCTAG
- the albA gene encoding DNA-binding protein Alba: MDTQPEQENRPPREPNTVFVGKKPVMNYVLACLTQIQNGSDLVTVKARGNAISRAVDVAQILTKRFSTDIKVKSVAINTEQVKSTVTGGMSNVSSIEIQLQK; the protein is encoded by the coding sequence ATGGACACACAACCAGAGCAAGAGAACCGACCACCTCGAGAGCCAAACACGGTCTTCGTAGGGAAGAAACCAGTCATGAACTACGTGCTGGCCTGCCTAACTCAGATCCAAAACGGCTCGGACCTCGTCACTGTGAAGGCCAGGGGGAACGCCATTTCCCGGGCAGTCGACGTGGCTCAGATCCTCACAAAGAGATTCTCCACTGACATCAAGGTGAAGAGCGTCGCCATCAACACCGAGCAGGTGAAGAGCACGGTGACGGGCGGAATGAGCAACGTCTCGTCAATAGAAATCCAACTCCAGAAGTAG
- a CDS encoding succinate--CoA ligase subunit beta, producing MRLFEYQAKELFNKYGIPIPRSVLAHDVKEVATAFKALNHPVVLKSQVLAGGRGKAGGVVVVDDSAKAESEAARIFDLPIGGEKPAVLLVEEASPHDLEMYLSVTLDRGERSFVAIAASAGGINVESLAGKVVKKIPLNGIDGKFAEEVEKQLGLDAGLSVQYSSILLALEKLAREKECELAEINPLAVSVGSLIALDAKVIVDDNALFRHPEFAKLHPEDEFEGEASRQGFAFVRLGGNIAVVGNGAGLVLSTLDLVGDAGGRPACFLDLGGGAQQERIEAALRLVNRLPGVERILVNIYGGITRTTDVAEGIRVVLSEGPVKPLFARVSGAEEEEARKLLAGSPVKLYQDALSAVNAAVSP from the coding sequence GTGCGACTTTTCGAGTACCAGGCCAAGGAACTTTTCAATAAGTACGGAATCCCTATCCCAAGGTCGGTCCTGGCCCACGACGTCAAGGAGGTCGCAACGGCGTTCAAGGCGCTCAACCATCCAGTGGTCCTGAAATCGCAGGTCCTGGCAGGGGGGAGGGGAAAGGCCGGGGGCGTCGTCGTGGTAGACGACTCTGCGAAGGCTGAAAGCGAGGCTGCCCGGATCTTCGACCTGCCAATCGGCGGGGAGAAGCCCGCAGTACTGCTCGTGGAGGAGGCAAGTCCCCATGACTTGGAAATGTACCTCTCCGTGACCCTCGACAGGGGGGAGAGGTCCTTCGTTGCAATCGCTGCCTCCGCCGGAGGCATCAACGTCGAATCGCTTGCCGGGAAGGTTGTCAAGAAGATTCCCCTCAACGGGATCGACGGGAAGTTCGCGGAGGAAGTGGAGAAGCAGCTCGGCCTGGACGCGGGCCTGTCCGTTCAGTATTCTTCGATACTGCTCGCCCTTGAGAAGCTTGCGCGCGAAAAGGAGTGCGAGCTCGCTGAAATAAACCCCCTCGCGGTCAGTGTGGGTTCGCTCATTGCTCTCGACGCCAAGGTCATAGTCGACGACAACGCACTTTTCAGGCACCCTGAGTTCGCCAAGCTCCACCCGGAGGACGAGTTCGAGGGGGAGGCCTCGAGGCAGGGGTTCGCCTTCGTGAGGCTCGGAGGGAACATCGCCGTGGTCGGGAACGGGGCCGGCCTGGTGCTCTCGACCCTCGACCTGGTGGGGGACGCAGGGGGCAGGCCCGCTTGCTTCCTCGACCTCGGAGGAGGGGCGCAGCAGGAGAGGATCGAAGCTGCATTGAGACTGGTCAACCGTCTCCCAGGAGTCGAAAGGATACTCGTCAACATCTACGGAGGGATAACAAGGACCACGGACGTCGCGGAGGGGATTAGGGTGGTGCTTTCGGAGGGGCCGGTGAAGCCTTTGTTCGCGCGCGTCAGCGGAGCCGAGGAGGAGGAGGCGCGGAAGTTGCTCGCAGGGTCCCCGGTCAAGCTCTACCAAGACGCACTTTCGGCCGTGAACGCGGCGGTGAGCCCCTGA
- the sucD gene encoding succinate--CoA ligase subunit alpha, which translates to MMLPRQGEPVLVQNITGRYGRLHTKLMLEYGTNIAGGAAPGKGGQQVEGVPVFGSVAEAVQKTGAKSSICFVPAEFTFAAGQEALEAGIKLLVIITEHVPIRDELRLVQLAQSKGASIIGPNCPGVIVPSQRVKLGIMPAPSYAAGSVALYSRSGTLMYEIAGQLTGHGFGQSVAVGIGGDPINGTTAIDWMDFTQAMEETEAVVVVGEIGGDAEERLARHIEKSGYRKPIVAYIAGRHAPKEKKMGHAGAIIYGDYGTADSKIRALSGAGVKVAMTPMEVPKLVAESLR; encoded by the coding sequence ATGATGCTCCCTAGGCAGGGTGAACCTGTTCTGGTCCAGAACATCACCGGGCGGTATGGGCGCCTCCACACGAAGCTCATGCTCGAGTACGGAACCAACATCGCAGGGGGCGCGGCCCCTGGAAAGGGCGGTCAGCAGGTCGAGGGGGTCCCGGTGTTCGGCTCGGTCGCAGAGGCGGTGCAGAAGACGGGAGCGAAGTCTTCAATCTGTTTCGTTCCCGCAGAATTCACCTTCGCCGCAGGCCAGGAGGCGCTCGAGGCAGGGATCAAACTGCTGGTCATCATCACCGAGCACGTCCCGATTCGTGACGAACTCAGGCTGGTTCAGCTGGCCCAGAGCAAAGGGGCGTCGATAATCGGGCCCAACTGCCCGGGGGTCATAGTTCCCTCGCAGAGGGTGAAACTCGGGATAATGCCGGCTCCCTCCTACGCAGCAGGGAGCGTCGCCCTTTACTCCAGGAGCGGGACGCTCATGTACGAGATCGCGGGCCAGCTCACCGGCCACGGTTTCGGACAGTCGGTAGCAGTCGGCATAGGCGGGGACCCAATCAACGGCACCACCGCCATCGACTGGATGGACTTCACCCAGGCGATGGAGGAGACCGAGGCCGTGGTGGTCGTCGGAGAGATTGGGGGGGATGCCGAAGAGAGGCTCGCGAGGCACATCGAAAAGTCAGGCTACAGGAAACCGATTGTGGCATACATAGCTGGCAGGCACGCCCCCAAGGAGAAGAAGATGGGACATGCTGGGGCCATAATCTACGGCGATTACGGTACAGCGGATTCCAAGATCAGGGCTCTCTCAGGCGCTGGGGTTAAGGTCGCCATGACGCCCATGGAAGTCCCGAAGCTCGTCGCCGAATCGCTCAGATGA
- a CDS encoding 50S ribosomal protein L40e — MPIADAAKKQIAQKRRLFLQVCLRCGARNPLDASRCRKCKSSDLRLKNRSVGLKK, encoded by the coding sequence ATGCCAATCGCAGATGCCGCCAAGAAGCAGATAGCCCAGAAGCGGCGCCTCTTTCTGCAGGTCTGCCTCCGCTGCGGGGCTAGGAACCCATTGGACGCCAGCAGGTGCAGGAAGTGCAAGTCCTCCGACCTGAGGCTCAAGAACAGGTCCGTCGGCCTGAAGAAGTAG